A genome region from Longimicrobium sp. includes the following:
- a CDS encoding type II secretion system protein: protein MNRALRDTRTAGFTLTELLVSLVIAGFLAGVILQLVTGQARFTDIQYARQEVQDNARGTLELLGSELRTVPLPGGLLMAGEDTIRFRAPMAWGVYCGENSGSRYVVFDKFVWVNAAAGGIPLQTGLALQRSDGSIDGTAPPVFDWAENVTRSDTLSRTVAATSPCKGLTDDDTRTVVVKFDNVPGGVPGSPGLAAYVWRSVAYGKGTPDAAGDRWMTRELSGSGRPEPLAGPVENLTFRYLNAAGVAFTAPVDAIRRDSIRNVRVIVTMRGRQGTGASSGKRKVSTQDSITVSLRNFR, encoded by the coding sequence ATGAACCGCGCACTCCGAGACACGCGCACGGCCGGCTTCACCCTGACCGAGCTCCTGGTGTCACTGGTGATCGCCGGCTTCCTGGCCGGGGTGATCCTGCAGCTCGTCACCGGCCAGGCCCGCTTCACCGACATCCAGTACGCGCGCCAGGAGGTGCAGGACAACGCGCGCGGCACGCTGGAGCTGCTGGGGAGCGAGCTGCGAACCGTGCCTCTCCCCGGCGGGCTGCTGATGGCCGGCGAGGACACCATCCGCTTCCGCGCCCCCATGGCGTGGGGCGTGTACTGCGGCGAGAACTCTGGCTCGCGCTACGTGGTGTTCGACAAGTTCGTTTGGGTGAACGCCGCCGCCGGCGGGATCCCGCTGCAGACCGGGCTGGCGCTGCAGCGGTCGGACGGGAGCATCGACGGCACGGCTCCACCGGTGTTCGACTGGGCCGAAAACGTCACGCGCAGCGACACACTCTCCCGCACGGTAGCCGCCACGTCGCCGTGCAAGGGGCTGACGGATGACGACACCCGGACGGTGGTGGTGAAGTTCGACAACGTCCCCGGAGGCGTGCCCGGCTCTCCCGGCCTGGCGGCGTACGTGTGGCGCTCGGTGGCGTATGGCAAAGGCACCCCGGACGCCGCCGGCGACCGCTGGATGACGCGCGAGCTCAGCGGAAGCGGGAGGCCCGAGCCGCTGGCCGGCCCCGTCGAGAACCTCACGTTCCGCTACCTCAACGCCGCGGGGGTGGCCTTCACCGCGCCCGTAGACGCCATCAGGCGCGACTCCATCCGCAACGTGCGGGTGATCGTGACGATGAGGGGCCGGCAGGGCACGGGCGCGAGCTCGGGAAAGCGCAAGGTCTCCACGCAGGACTCCATCACCGTGTCGCTCCGCAACTTCCGCTAG
- a CDS encoding GspH/FimT family pseudopilin: MHIPPSRPLGCRRGYSLPELLATLVIVGILAALAAPRLSGVGGAAKKTGAMNQLATDLSLTRMRAIRAGNAARLVINSTGTAYQVEVRKADGVSMDTVKTVRLTQEYPGLLLRPVLDSVVFDSRGMRRRGTGRIQALRNNANVDSIKITPLGKVTRAR, encoded by the coding sequence ATGCACATCCCACCATCCCGCCCTCTCGGCTGCCGCCGGGGCTATTCGCTCCCCGAGCTGCTCGCGACCCTCGTCATCGTCGGAATCCTGGCCGCACTCGCCGCGCCGCGCCTCAGCGGAGTGGGCGGGGCCGCCAAGAAGACGGGGGCCATGAATCAGCTCGCCACCGACCTGAGCCTCACGCGGATGCGCGCCATCCGCGCCGGAAACGCGGCGCGCCTGGTGATCAACAGCACCGGCACCGCCTACCAGGTGGAGGTCCGCAAGGCGGACGGGGTGTCGATGGACACGGTGAAGACCGTGCGCCTGACGCAGGAATATCCCGGCCTCCTGCTGCGGCCCGTACTCGACTCGGTGGTGTTCGACAGCCGCGGAATGCGCCGCAGGGGAACGGGGCGCATCCAGGCCCTCCGCAACAACGCCAACGTAGACAGCATCAAGATCACCCCACTCGGCAAGGTGACACGTGCACGCTGA
- a CDS encoding GspH/FimT family pseudopilin, producing MENRRAGVTLAELMAVLALIGILAGLASASLGRVLARAQTTAALHQLAVDISYTRMLAVRGGSRVELRFTNEGSCGGPRSGRFSADGYRITVRDPAPRVVRVARLRSSASGVCLESNNDTNIVFGSRGLLLPFENRTVWSRRQGVVDSLTVSVLGRVRRRF from the coding sequence GTGGAGAATCGGAGAGCGGGAGTCACCCTGGCGGAGCTGATGGCGGTGCTGGCGCTGATCGGGATCCTCGCGGGGCTGGCGTCGGCGTCGCTCGGCCGCGTACTGGCGCGCGCGCAGACGACGGCGGCGCTCCACCAGCTTGCGGTGGACATCTCGTACACGCGGATGCTGGCGGTGCGCGGGGGGAGCCGCGTGGAGCTGCGCTTCACCAACGAGGGCTCGTGCGGCGGCCCCCGCTCCGGCCGCTTCTCGGCGGACGGCTACCGGATCACCGTACGCGACCCCGCGCCGCGGGTGGTGCGAGTGGCGCGGCTGCGGAGCTCCGCGAGCGGGGTGTGCCTGGAGTCCAACAACGACACCAACATCGTGTTCGGCTCGCGCGGGCTCCTCCTCCCCTTCGAGAACCGCACCGTCTGGTCGCGGCGGCAGGGCGTGGTGGACTCGCTCACCGTATCGGTGCTCGGCCGCGTCCGGCGACGGTTCTGA
- a CDS encoding prepilin-type N-terminal cleavage/methylation domain-containing protein → MHADPARRAPRGNEGFTLIEVMIAMVILAVGLLSLEALGIGAARVVTLSEKQGRYATLAASSMETLRNQIRNAPAALPISQTTQVFLVGGDTAVVKREATRQAVKQARLTVTVSPKSTGRRLVRAAPVVLNSYLFDPQIP, encoded by the coding sequence GTGCACGCTGATCCCGCCCGCCGCGCGCCGCGCGGAAACGAGGGCTTCACGCTGATCGAAGTGATGATCGCCATGGTGATCCTGGCCGTGGGGCTGCTGAGCCTCGAGGCGCTGGGGATCGGAGCCGCGCGCGTGGTGACGCTCTCGGAGAAGCAGGGGCGCTACGCAACGCTCGCCGCCTCCAGCATGGAGACGCTGCGCAACCAGATCCGCAACGCCCCCGCCGCGCTCCCCATCAGCCAGACGACGCAGGTGTTCCTGGTGGGCGGCGACACGGCCGTCGTGAAGCGCGAAGCCACGCGGCAGGCGGTGAAGCAGGCGCGGCTCACGGTTACGGTGAGCCCCAAGTCGACGGGGCGCCGCCTGGTGCGTGCGGCCCCGGTGGTGCTGAACTCGTACCTTTTCGATCCCCAGATTCCATGA